The sequence TTATAAGACTCCAGTAGAGAAGTTTGAGGAATATATTAAAAAACTCCAGGGTGTCCACCATGTATTGAACGAGAACACCCCCTTGACAAGATTTGTAGGAAGTCTATATTTCCTCTTACGCTAAGCGTCCCCATCGTCTAGCCCGGCCTAGGACACCGGCCTTTCACGCCGGCGACGGGGGTTCGAATCCCCCTGGGGACGCCAATTTCAATTGTTGATTGGTCTTCATAATCCCCCCTTTTCCCCCTCCCTCCCCTTTATGGAGAAAGGGGCAGCTGAGGCTGCCCCCTCTTTTTATTAAAATCTAAAAATAATGTAAACTTGAGGTGAAGAGTGAAGAGAGAGGACTTCGGTAACGTTTCCAAACTTGGAAAGCCAACCATTTATGAATTCGAATATAATCCACAGCTCCTTGAAAGGTTTCCAAACAAATTCCCTGACAGAGTATACTGGGTATCCTTTAACTGTCCTGAGTTTACCACTCTTTGCCCCATTACTGGACAGCCCGACTTTGCAACTATTTATATTCAGTACATTCCTGATAAGTGGTTAGTTGAGAGTAAATCTTTAAAGCTCTATCTATTTTCCTTTAGAAACGCCAGGGGATTCCATGAGGATACGGTAAACAAGATAGCAGACGACCTTTTTGAACTTTTGGAGCCCTACTACATAGAGGTGTACGGTGAGTTCAATCCAAGAGGGGGTATATCTATAGACCCTTACGTTCAAAAGTTTAAAGACGTTGACTGGGTAAAGGAAATTGCTAAAGAGCGCTTTAAACTTCACAGAATAACTCCTCCAGAGATTAGGAGGAACCGTGGGTAGAGTCTTTGTAATTGGAGGAAGTAGCGCTTATTTGTTGGAAAAAGAGAACTTCGGGCGAATTATTGAAGTTAAGAGACTTGATACTCCGTACGGTATTTCGAACCCTATTTATAAAATTGAGCATCCGAACGGATTTATCTATCACTTCTTGTCAAGACACGGAGAGAAGGACTACGATACAACAGCACCATTTGTTAACTACAGGGCAAACATATATGCTGCAAAGGAGATAGGTGCTGAAATTGTCGTTTCATGGTCAGGCCCTGGTTCTCTGAGGGAAGATTTTAAACCTGGGGATTTTGTGGTTCCAACGGATGTTCTCGACTTTACAAAAAGTCGAAAATCAACATTCTTTGAAAATGGCGGACTTGGATTTGTAAGGCAAAGTCCTCTTTTTTGTCCTAACGTTAGAAAAGCCCTAATTAGTGTTCTTTCAAATTTAGAACTTCCATTTCATGAAATCGGTGTTTACGTCTGTACAGAGGGACCAAGACTTGAAACCAAAGCTGAAATAAAAATGTTTAAAAATTTAGGAGCAGACCTCGTAGGCATGACCCTCGTTCCTGAAGTCTTCCTTGCAAGGGAGTTAGAACTCTGCTACGGAGCTCTCTGCTATGTTACAAATTATGCAGAGGGAATAAAGAACTATGAGTTTAAAGGGGGAGTCCTCTTTGAAGGGATGTTAAGAGAGGAGGAGAGGAAAAGGGTTGATTTAGCAGTGTCTCAATTTCCCATTATTGTTTTAAAAGTAGTTGAGGAGCTCCAAAAGTCCGATAGAAACTGCCCCTGTTCCCGTCTGATGGAAAGGTACAGGAGGAAAGGAAAAATAGGAAATAATTGGAAAGATTGGCTATTCAAGTTATAAATAAAAAGCCCGCAAGGGCGGGCTCTGTTTTCAAGTCACAATTAAGGTTTAAAGGGCGGCTTTTGCCTTTTCAACAATTACTTTAAAGGCTTCTGGGTCCCTTACAGCAATGTCTGCAAGGATTTTTCTATCAAGTTCAATACCTGCTTTTTTGAGACCGTTAATAAACCTGCTGTAGTTAATTCCAAAGGGTCTAACTGCAGCATTGATACGGGCAATCCAGAGCCTTCTGAAGTCCCTCTTCCTTGTTCTTCTGTGTTGGTATGCGTAGAAGAGAGACTTCATTACAGCAATTTTCATAGTTCTGTAGAGCCTTGAACGGCCTCCAAAGTACCCTTTCGTTAACTTCTTCAGCTTTTTCCTTCTCTTTCTTCTTGGACTGTACTTTACTCTCATTCTACTCCTCCTTTTTGAGCTGCAGGCGCTCCTTCGGAGCTTAGAGCCTGCTTAGCATCCGATTTACATGTAGATTACAAGTTGTTTGTAGTTTGCTGCCTGTGCTCCTTCTAAGTACTTGGCCTTCCTTAACTTTCTTTTCCTCTTCCTGCTCTTTTTAGTAAGGATGTGGCTCTTTCCGGGAGACCAGTGCTTGATTTTTCCCGACGCAGTAACTTTAACCCTTTTAGCTGCAGACCTACGAGTTTTAATCTTAGGCATCCTTCAAGCCTCCTTTACTTTTTAAACGGAGTGGAATTATAGGCTCAATTCTTCTTGGGGGCAAGTATCATTATCATGTCCCTACCTTCCTTCTTTGGCTTTCTCTCCATCTCTGCAATATCCTTAACAGCATCGTATATCTTCAAAAGTTGGGCCTCTCCGAGGTCAACGTGTGCCTGTTCCCTTCCCCTAAACATAACAATTGCCTTAACCTTGTTTCCCTTCTCTAAAAACTTCCTCACCTGTTTAATTCTTACCTGCATATCGTGCTCATCTGTTCTCGGACGAATCTTTACCGTCTTAACTTCAATTGTTTTCTGCCTCTTCTTTGCTTCGTGCATCTTCTTCTGCATCTGGTACTTGTACTTTCCAAAGTCCATTATCCTGCAAACTGGAGGATTGGCATTTGGTGAAACCTCCACAAGGTCAAGCCCTCTCTCTCTGGCCAAGTTTAGAGCTTCCCGCGTAGGCATTACCCCCAACTTTTGACCGTTTTCATCAATGACCAAAACTTCCCTTGCCCTTATTTTCTCGTTCACCCTTGTTTGTTCTAACTTTTTACTAATGGCTAACCTCCTCCATATTGTTTATTTCTTTTCTCTAATTTCCCTTGTGATTTTATCTAAAAATTGGGCAATCTCCATACTTCCAAGCTCCCCTTCCCTCTTTGAACGGACAGAAACTGTCCCAGAATCCTGCTCTTTCTGACCAACTATCAACATGTATGGAATCTTCATTGTTTCTGCCTTTCTAATCTTATAGCCGACCTTTGCACTCTCATCGTCAAGTTTTACTCTGATTCCAGCCTCCTTTAACTTCCTGTAAACTTCATCGGCATAATCTAAGAATTTATCACTAACAGGAATGATTACCACCTGAGTAGGAGCTAACCACGTTGGAAAGAGTCCAGCATAGTGCTCTATGAGAAGACCTATAAATCTCTCTATACTTCCCATTATGGCCCTGTGAACCATAACAGGTCTCTTCTTCTGTCCGTCCCTGTCAACGTAGGTCAAATCGAACCTTTCTGGGAGGTTAAAGTCAACCTGAATGGTAGGACCGTCCCACTTTCTACCGATTGCATCTAAAACCGCTATGTCAATCTTAGGCCCGTAAAAGGCTCCATCCCCTTCAACGATGTTATAGTCAAATCCCCTCTCCTTTAGTGCCTCTATCAGGGCGTTCGTTGCGTGTTCCCATGCTTCGTCACTTCCGATGTACTTTTCAGGCTTTGTTCCTATGTTGATTACGTAGTCAAGCTGGAATATCGATAGGAGCTCCATCACGTAGTCAAGAACTCCCTGAATCTCCTCCTTGAGCTGGTCCGGACGGCAGAATATGTGTCCATCGTCCTGAGTAAATCCCCTAACCCTTAACAGGCCATGAAGAGACCCGCTCTTTTCGTACCTGTAAACCGTTCCAAACTCAAAGTACCTTATGGGTAAATCCCTGTAACTCCTAACCTGAGACTTGTAAATCAGAATGTGTCCGGGACAGTTCATCGGCTTAACGGCGTACCAGTTTGCCCTCTCTATCTCCTCACACGTGAGAGGAACTTCATCGTTTCCTAATCTCTCCTCTTCATCATGCTCAACAACGGGAACAAAGAACATGTTTTCCCTGTAGAAGTTGTAGTGTCCTGATGTCTTCCAGAGGTCGGCCTTCATTATGTGGGGAGTGTAGATACGCTGGTAACCCCTCTTTCTGTGCTCCTCCTCAACCCACCTTTCAATCTCCTGTCTGACAACTGAACCGTTTGGATGCCAGAATACAAGTCCCGGTCCGGCCTCCTCGTAGATTCCAAAGAGGTCAAGCTGCTTTCCAAGAATCCTGTGGTCCCTCTTTTTAGCCTCCTCCAACCTGTGAAGGTACTCGTCAAGGTCCTTCTTCTTCCAGAAGGCGGTTCCGTATATCCTCTGGAGCATCTTGTTCCTTGAATCCCCCCTCCAGTAAGCCCCAGCAACAGATAAAAGTTTAAATGCCTTTACAAGGCCAGAGTGTTCAACGTGGGGACCTTTGCAGAGGTCAAAGAAATCCTCTCCCAACCAGTAGATTGTTACTTCCTCATCCTCAGGTATCGATTCAAGAAGTTCCAACTTGTAGGGGTCATCCTTGAAGAGCTCCCTTGCCCTTTCCCTTGATACAACCTCCCTCCTGAAGGGCTCCTTTGACTGGACAATCTTCCTCATCTCCTCTTCTATCTTAGGTAAATCCTCTTCGGATATTGAGACGGGAAGGTCAAAGTCGTAGTAGAAACCCTCCTCTGTTGCAGGTCCTATTCCCAACTTAACGTTATCGTAGCCGTAGATTCTCTTAACGGCCTTTGCAAGGATGTGGGCAGCACTGTGTCTCAGAATTTGAAGGGATTCAGGGTCCTTTTGAGTTATTATTCTTATCCTCCCACTCTCCTTAATGGGAGTGTGGACATCTATTAACTCTCCATTGAAAAGGGCTCCAACGGCGTTTTTCTCTAAACTCTTTGAAATTCTCCCTGCTATCTCTTTAACGTTTGTTTCCCTATCAAACTCCAATTTACTTCCGTCGGGGAGCTCTATAACAATCATTGAAGCCTCTCCTAATAAAAATTTGAATTGCTATTCTACTACTTTTCCTTTTGCTGAAGTCCGTTTGTCAGTACAAAGTTCGTATTAATTTCCCTGTATGTTAAATTTCCTGAATCGTCTATGTAGTACTTTCTCCTATCAGGAACGGTTCTTTCGTAAAGCAGAGTCCTCTCCGCAATATCCCTGAAAATCGGAACTGCAATTTTACTTGCCCAGAGCATGTTTTTAGGAACTTTTGGTTCCACTACCGTTACAACAAGAACGTACTTAGGATTTGTTGAAGGGAAAAAACCTGCAAATGTTGCATTTATTTTTGTCTTATCGTATCCGTGTATCTTGGGGTTGTACCTCAAAGCAGTTCCCGTCTTTCCTCCTACGTAGAAGTTTTCAAACTTTGTTTTTACCCCTGTTCCTCCTTCAACAACCATTGTAAGAATTTTCCTCATTTCCTTAGAAACCTTCTCAGATATTACCCTCCTCTCAGGAACCGGTTTAAATATCTTTAATACTCTACCTTTATCATCAACAACTGCTTTTAAGAAGTGGGGCTTGTAGTAGATTCCACCGTTAACAAGAGCAGAGTAAGCTGCGGCAAGCTGAAGCGTTGTAACCGATATGTTGTGTCCAAAAGTAAGTGTTGCAAAGTCAACATCCCTCCACTTTCTCCAGTCCCTTAAAATTCCCGGACTCTCTCCGGGGAGCTCCACCCCCGTTTTCTCACCAAATCCAAACCTTTTGTAGTAATCGTAGAGTTTCTTCTTACCTAAAAGCTGGCCGACCTGAATAATACCAACGTTATCGGAATACTCTATTATCTCCCAAGCCCTCAGCTTTACATCCCTTCCGTGAAATTCGTTGTGGAAAACTTTGTCTCCAACCTTAAAGTTTGCCGGACAGAAGAAAACCGTATCGGGAGTTATTAATCCCTCGTTCAGTGCCGCAGCTAATACGAGAGGTTTCATTACAGAACCGGGTTCGTAAGGAGCTACAGCGTAACGGGGAGTAAGGGGATAACTTTTTTTTGGTTTATCGTAATCGTAGAAGGGCCAGGAGGCAGCAGCTAAGATTTCGCCACTTCTTACATCCATCAAAACTGCATTTATAAAGTCAGGATTCCACTTTTCTCCATACTTAGAAATTATCTCTTCCACAATGTACTGTAGATTTCCATCTATTGTAAGCTCAACGTTCTTTCCCTTCTCCTTTGTAACAAATACCGTAGCCCTCTTCCCCAAGTAAACTTTTCCCCTGTAGTCTTTTTTTCCAGAAAGTTCAATGGGTTTTCCAACTATTAGTTTCTTCTTCTCTAAGTAGTATTCAAGTCCAGATATTCCCTCTCCAAACGGACTTGTAATCCCCACAACTGTTGAACCAACGCTGTAGGGGTAGACCCTCTTATATTCCGTTGTAAAACCTAAGAGGTCTGGATAGGGAACCTTAAAGGGATTTTCCTTAGACAGGAAAAAGTAAATTCTTAAAGCAAGTCTAACGGCCCTTGATGCCTCATCAATCGGAAGGGATAGGTTCTTTTTTAGCCAAATAAAGGATACTTTAACCCTACCTCTCTTGGTATTTACCGTAATGTATCCCTTTTTGTACGCTCTTTCTAAATCGGATTTCCTTATTTGTGAAAGGGGAGATAATAGCTTTAAGATTTTCTCAAGGGAAATTCCCTTCTTTTCTGCGTACACTTTTAACGTATCTCTATCCCTTAGAATTATTCTCTTAAAAAGTTCTCTATCCTTTATGTAGAGAGGTCTTACATAGAAGGAGACAACTTTTTGGCTTGCAGCTAAAATCGTTCCGTTTCTATCCAATATGTCTCCCCTGGGAGGGGATATCTTTATCCTTCCTTCAAACTGTTTGGAGACCTTGTTTATCCAGTAATCACCTTTAAAGTAGGAGAGCTCCAATATTCTGACCGAGTAGAGAAGAACCAACAGAAGGGAAAAGAACAAAAAATTGTTTAGCCTTTCATCCTTAAACGGTTTGAAAAATTTGTGTATCCTTTCAAAAAACTTTAGAATAGACCTAAATTTCATCTAAGATACTTCACCTCATTTTCATGGAGCAATTTTAAATCCTTAGTTTCATTGTCAACCGATTTTGGCTTAACCAATCTGTAAAACTCAATGTTCAACCTCTTGTTTTCGTTCTTCAAACGCCCAATTTCCCCAATTAATGAGGAAATTCTGGCCTCCGCCTTTGTACATTCGGACCTTATCTTTACAACTTTGAAGGCAAGTATCAAGAAGACAGAGATTGATAAAAGAACAGTTAAAATGCAGAGCTTATCGAAAATTTCCCTTACGTATCTTTTCATATTAACCGACAGATATATATTTTCCACTAAACAGCGCCTGTAGCTCAGCTGGATAGAGCCCAGGACTCCGGATCCTGGCGTCGCGGGTTCGAATCCCGCCAGGCGCACCACTATTCCTTTTTAGCCTGCCTTACTACAGTTTCAGGAATATCAACGGGATAGTTACCATCAAAACAGGCAGTACAGTAGTCCTCCCAACTTCCTCCGGCAGCCTCTATCATACCCTCAATCGATAAATAACCCAACGAATCGGCCTCTATATATCGGCAAATTTCATCAACTGAGTGGGTTGAAGCTATTAACTGGTCCTTTGTCGGAGTATCTATTCCAAAGTAGCACGGCCATTTTGTTGGAGGTGAGCTTATCCTCATGTGAACCTCTTTAGCTCCGGCCTCCCTAATCATCCTAACAATTTTTCTGCTTGTGGTTCCCCTAACGATGGAATCATCAATTACAACAACCCTCTTTCCCTTTAGGAGCTCCGGAACGGGATTTAGTTTAACCTTAACTCCAATATCCCTCATCTTCTGCTGTGGTTTTATAAACGTTCTACCAACGTAGTGGTTCCTTATAAGACCAAGCTCAAATGGAATTCCACTCTCCTGAGAGTATCCTAAAGAAGGAACGACACCGGAATCTGGAACGGGTATAACTACATCTGCATCAACAGGGTGTTCCTTTGCCAGTTTCCTTCCAAAGGC is a genomic window of Balnearium lithotrophicum containing:
- the queF gene encoding preQ(1) synthase, with amino-acid sequence MKREDFGNVSKLGKPTIYEFEYNPQLLERFPNKFPDRVYWVSFNCPEFTTLCPITGQPDFATIYIQYIPDKWLVESKSLKLYLFSFRNARGFHEDTVNKIADDLFELLEPYYIEVYGEFNPRGGISIDPYVQKFKDVDWVKEIAKERFKLHRITPPEIRRNRG
- a CDS encoding MTAP family purine nucleoside phosphorylase, encoding MGRVFVIGGSSAYLLEKENFGRIIEVKRLDTPYGISNPIYKIEHPNGFIYHFLSRHGEKDYDTTAPFVNYRANIYAAKEIGAEIVVSWSGPGSLREDFKPGDFVVPTDVLDFTKSRKSTFFENGGLGFVRQSPLFCPNVRKALISVLSNLELPFHEIGVYVCTEGPRLETKAEIKMFKNLGADLVGMTLVPEVFLARELELCYGALCYVTNYAEGIKNYEFKGGVLFEGMLREEERKRVDLAVSQFPIIVLKVVEELQKSDRNCPCSRLMERYRRKGKIGNNWKDWLFKL
- the rplT gene encoding 50S ribosomal protein L20, which produces MRVKYSPRRKRRKKLKKLTKGYFGGRSRLYRTMKIAVMKSLFYAYQHRRTRKRDFRRLWIARINAAVRPFGINYSRFINGLKKAGIELDRKILADIAVRDPEAFKVIVEKAKAAL
- the rpmI gene encoding 50S ribosomal protein L35, which encodes MPKIKTRRSAAKRVKVTASGKIKHWSPGKSHILTKKSRKRKRKLRKAKYLEGAQAANYKQLVIYM
- the infC gene encoding translation initiation factor IF-3; the protein is MNEKIRAREVLVIDENGQKLGVMPTREALNLARERGLDLVEVSPNANPPVCRIMDFGKYKYQMQKKMHEAKKRQKTIEVKTVKIRPRTDEHDMQVRIKQVRKFLEKGNKVKAIVMFRGREQAHVDLGEAQLLKIYDAVKDIAEMERKPKKEGRDMIMILAPKKN
- the thrS gene encoding threonine--tRNA ligase, whose translation is MIVIELPDGSKLEFDRETNVKEIAGRISKSLEKNAVGALFNGELIDVHTPIKESGRIRIITQKDPESLQILRHSAAHILAKAVKRIYGYDNVKLGIGPATEEGFYYDFDLPVSISEEDLPKIEEEMRKIVQSKEPFRREVVSRERARELFKDDPYKLELLESIPEDEEVTIYWLGEDFFDLCKGPHVEHSGLVKAFKLLSVAGAYWRGDSRNKMLQRIYGTAFWKKKDLDEYLHRLEEAKKRDHRILGKQLDLFGIYEEAGPGLVFWHPNGSVVRQEIERWVEEEHRKRGYQRIYTPHIMKADLWKTSGHYNFYRENMFFVPVVEHDEEERLGNDEVPLTCEEIERANWYAVKPMNCPGHILIYKSQVRSYRDLPIRYFEFGTVYRYEKSGSLHGLLRVRGFTQDDGHIFCRPDQLKEEIQGVLDYVMELLSIFQLDYVINIGTKPEKYIGSDEAWEHATNALIEALKERGFDYNIVEGDGAFYGPKIDIAVLDAIGRKWDGPTIQVDFNLPERFDLTYVDRDGQKKRPVMVHRAIMGSIERFIGLLIEHYAGLFPTWLAPTQVVIIPVSDKFLDYADEVYRKLKEAGIRVKLDDESAKVGYKIRKAETMKIPYMLIVGQKEQDSGTVSVRSKREGELGSMEIAQFLDKITREIREKK
- a CDS encoding peptidoglycan D,D-transpeptidase FtsI family protein — its product is MKFRSILKFFERIHKFFKPFKDERLNNFLFFSLLLVLLYSVRILELSYFKGDYWINKVSKQFEGRIKISPPRGDILDRNGTILAASQKVVSFYVRPLYIKDRELFKRIILRDRDTLKVYAEKKGISLEKILKLLSPLSQIRKSDLERAYKKGYITVNTKRGRVKVSFIWLKKNLSLPIDEASRAVRLALRIYFFLSKENPFKVPYPDLLGFTTEYKRVYPYSVGSTVVGITSPFGEGISGLEYYLEKKKLIVGKPIELSGKKDYRGKVYLGKRATVFVTKEKGKNVELTIDGNLQYIVEEIISKYGEKWNPDFINAVLMDVRSGEILAAASWPFYDYDKPKKSYPLTPRYAVAPYEPGSVMKPLVLAAALNEGLITPDTVFFCPANFKVGDKVFHNEFHGRDVKLRAWEIIEYSDNVGIIQVGQLLGKKKLYDYYKRFGFGEKTGVELPGESPGILRDWRKWRDVDFATLTFGHNISVTTLQLAAAYSALVNGGIYYKPHFLKAVVDDKGRVLKIFKPVPERRVISEKVSKEMRKILTMVVEGGTGVKTKFENFYVGGKTGTALRYNPKIHGYDKTKINATFAGFFPSTNPKYVLVVTVVEPKVPKNMLWASKIAVPIFRDIAERTLLYERTVPDRRKYYIDDSGNLTYREINTNFVLTNGLQQKEK